In the Pithys albifrons albifrons isolate INPA30051 chromosome 3, PitAlb_v1, whole genome shotgun sequence genome, one interval contains:
- the KERA gene encoding keratocan, giving the protein MILKVYTSLSLLFLVNSVWTRTVRQVYDDLDPEHWSRYTSECPQECFCPPSFPNALYCDNKGLQEIPAIPARIWYLYLQNNQIETLSEKPFVNATHLRWINLNKNKITNNGIESGVLSKLKRLLYLFLEDNELEEVPAPLPVGLEQLRLARNKISRIPEGVFSNLENLTMLDLHQNSLLDSALQSDTFQGLNNLMQLNIAKNSLRKMPLSIPANTLQLFLDNNSIEVIPENYFSAIPKVTFLRLNYNKLSDDGIPPNGFNVSSILDLQLSYNQLTKVPPINAHLEHLHLDHNKIKSVNGTQICPVSIALEEDYGYYGNVPRLRYLRLDGNEIQPPIPLDIMICFRLLQAVVI; this is encoded by the exons ATGATCCTAAAAGTGTATACAAGCCTTTCTCTCCTATTCTTGGTCAATTCTGTGTGGACTCGAACTGTGAGACAAGTTTATGATGATCTGGATCCTGAGCATTGGTCTCGCTACACTTCAGAGTGTCCACAAGAGTGCTTTTGTCCTCCTAGTTTCCCCAATGCATTATACTGCGATAACAAAGGACTTCAAGAAATACCTGCAATTCCAGCGAGAATTTGGTACCTCTATCTTCAAAACAATCAAATTGAAACACTTTCAGAGAAGCCTTTTGTGAATGCCACTCATCTGAGATGGATAAATCTGAACAAGAATAAGATCACAAACAATGGAATTGAGAGTGGTGTGCTGAGCAAGCTGAAAAGACTGCTTTACTTATTCCTTGAAGACAATGAATTGGAAGAGGTGCCTGCCCCACTACCAGTGGGCCTGGAGCAGCTAAGACTAGCTAGAAACAAAAtctccagaattccagaaggagtCTTCAGCAACTTGGAAAACCTTACTATGCTAGATCTGCACCAGAACAGTCTGTTGGACAGCGCTCTTCAAAGTGACACCTTCCAAGGACTCAATAATCTTATGCAACTCAACATAGCAAAAAATTCACTCAGGAAAATGCCTTTAAGCATTCCAGCTAACACACTGCAGCTGTTTTTGGACAACAACTCCATTGAAGTTATACCAGAAAACTACTTCAGTGCGATACCCAAAGTGACTTTCCTTAGGCTGAACTACAATAAGTTATCTGATGATGGTATCCCTCCAAATGGGTTTAACGTGTCATCTATTCTAGATCTACAGCTGTCTTACAATCAGCTCACTAAAGTTCCACCAATCAATGCTCACCTTGAGCACCTTCATCTTGATCACAACAAAATCAAAA GTGTCAATGGTACTCAAATATGCCCAGTCTCAATTGCCCTAGAAGAAGACTATGGTTACTATGGCAACGTCCCTCGCCTCCGATACCTTCGTCTGGACGGAAATGAAATTCAACCTCCAATCCCATTGGACATCATGATATGTTTCCGGCTACTTCA